The Melioribacteraceae bacterium 4301-Me genome contains the following window.
CCTCTTGGAAGTCGATACCTTGCAATGGGTGGTTCTAATGTTGCTTCCGTTGTAGGCCTCGAAAGTATATATTGGAACCCCGCAGGCGTTGCACTTAGCCCTAATAGTGCCGATGCTATATTCTCTTACCGAAAATATATCGCTGATATGAGTATGAATTACTTGGCCGTCAGCGGTAAACTTGGCATTGGTACATTAGGATTATCTTTTAGAGACCTCAGCATTGGCGATATTAATGTTACAACTATGGACCAGCCTGATGGCACTGGAGAAATTATTAGTCCGACTTACTTTGTACTTGGACTAACTTACTCAAATCAGCTTAGCGACCGTGTATCTATTGGTGCAAATTTTAACTTGATTAACGAAAGCTGGGCAAGAGTAAGTGCTGTTGGCTTTAGCGTTGATGCTGGTGTTATTTATAAAGACTTATTTGGAGTACCAAATTTTTCAGTTGGTGTTGTTGTTAAAAACTTAGGTGGCTCAATGGCTTACAGTGGTAACGGCTTATGGGTACAAGCTGAAGATCCTAAATCAGATAGAGGTCCAACATATTATCAAATTGCTGCTCAATCGTTCGATCTCCCATCTGAGATTTCAATAGGTCTTTCTTATACCAGAAATCTTAACGCTGATAATAAGGTTACTTTCTCAGGGGCTTTTGTTAACAATAATTATACCTACGACGATTATAAAATAGGTCTTGAATATTCATTCAGGGATATTCTGTATGTAAGAGGCGGATATTTGTTCTCACCTCAATCAACTGACGAAACCCCGAATATATATCAAGACTTTACCGCAGGATTTGGTGTTAATTTGTCATCATTTACTAATATTGACTTATCACTTGATTATGCTTATGTCCCTGTAAAATATTTTGATGCTAATCATGCATTTACACTGAGAATCGGTTTTTAATATTTTGTGCTAGTTTTTTAAGGGCAGTCATTCGATTAGAGTGGCTGCCTTTTTTTGTTTTGTGGGTTGGCTTATAATAAATCCTCTACAAGGATTTATAAAAATTATTGTTATTATTTTTCTACAATAATTTGACATCTACGATGTCAATTAACGAACCTCATAGAGGCTCAATTATTTGTAGATTAGATTAGTAAAAATTTGTTGTAGTTTTTCACAACAATTAGGCATTCATGATATCAATTAGCAGAACCTCGTAGAGGTTTAATTATTGTAGAACGTAGTTATTATCAAGAATCCAGGAATCCTCGTAGAGGATTTATAAAGAGAGGGTATTTAATATTTGTTCATGTTGATTCTACAAGGATTTATAAAAAATTATTGTTATTATTTTTCTCAATTATTTGTAGATTTAATTACAATGCCAATCTAAAACCTCGTAGAGGTTTTAATTATTGTAGAATGGTAATATCACCCAAAATTTACGAATCCTCGTAGAGGATTAATAAATGATGTCATTTTATTATTATAATTTAGGCGAGATTCAAAATAAATCCTCTTACAAGGATTTACGCAAAGATTTAGTGGTGTTTTTTTACAATAATAAGACCTCTACGAGGTCAATAAAAAAATCTATAGAATATAAAAGAACATCGTAGATGTTCAATTATTGTAGAATGG
Protein-coding sequences here:
- a CDS encoding PorV/PorQ family protein, which translates into the protein MIYENSPLRGLKRLLLILLIFGFATVEIYGGGQNRAGTSAAPELRIPLGSRYLAMGGSNVASVVGLESIYWNPAGVALSPNSADAIFSYRKYIADMSMNYLAVSGKLGIGTLGLSFRDLSIGDINVTTMDQPDGTGEIISPTYFVLGLTYSNQLSDRVSIGANFNLINESWARVSAVGFSVDAGVIYKDLFGVPNFSVGVVVKNLGGSMAYSGNGLWVQAEDPKSDRGPTYYQIAAQSFDLPSEISIGLSYTRNLNADNKVTFSGAFVNNNYTYDDYKIGLEYSFRDILYVRGGYLFSPQSTDETPNIYQDFTAGFGVNLSSFTNIDLSLDYAYVPVKYFDANHAFTLRIGF